One window of the Chryseotalea sp. WA131a genome contains the following:
- a CDS encoding acyl-CoA-binding protein, with product MALLDDFNAAVAKSKDLTKRPSNEELLDLYALFKQATDGDVSGDRPVGFDFKAIAKFDAWAAKKGLTKEQAMIEYVALMNKLQNSYS from the coding sequence ATGGCATTACTAGACGATTTTAATGCAGCCGTTGCAAAATCAAAAGACCTTACCAAGCGACCGTCCAACGAAGAATTATTGGATTTATACGCACTATTTAAGCAAGCTACCGATGGCGATGTGAGTGGCGATCGCCCAGTCGGTTTTGACTTTAAGGCCATTGCCAAATTCGATGCGTGGGCTGCTAAAAAAGGTTTAACCAAAGAACAAGCCATGATTGAGTATGTAGCACTGATGAACAAGCTACAGAATTCGTATTCATAA
- a CDS encoding 16S rRNA (uracil(1498)-N(3))-methyltransferase translates to MNLFYLPKIANGHTHLDAEESRHVVKVLRKVAGDELTITDGNGFFYQARITIADAKKCAFEIVSKEEFPKRNYCIHIAIAPTKNIDRTEWFVEKAVEIGIDKITFFQSKTSERKTINLERIQKIAISAMKQSQQAWLPTISGMIPFKEIVKEQASQKFIAHVDFQNKIHLKNVVKPSQSYLILIGPEGDFTDDEVILANEHQFIKVSFGANRLRTETAGLVACQILNLLND, encoded by the coding sequence GTGAACCTATTTTACTTACCCAAAATTGCGAATGGCCACACCCATTTGGATGCTGAAGAATCGCGTCATGTGGTAAAAGTATTGCGAAAAGTAGCGGGTGATGAATTGACGATAACCGATGGGAATGGTTTTTTTTATCAAGCAAGAATAACAATCGCAGACGCAAAAAAATGCGCATTTGAAATAGTTAGTAAGGAGGAATTTCCAAAAAGAAATTATTGCATTCACATTGCCATCGCCCCCACCAAAAACATTGATCGTACTGAGTGGTTTGTAGAAAAAGCCGTAGAAATTGGAATTGATAAAATCACTTTTTTTCAAAGCAAAACGTCAGAGCGCAAAACCATTAACCTAGAACGAATTCAAAAAATAGCGATTAGTGCAATGAAACAGTCGCAGCAAGCCTGGTTACCTACCATCAGCGGAATGATTCCTTTTAAGGAAATAGTAAAGGAACAAGCATCACAGAAATTTATTGCGCATGTGGATTTTCAAAACAAGATCCATTTAAAAAATGTAGTCAAGCCCAGCCAAAGCTACTTGATACTAATCGGCCCCGAAGGCGATTTTACGGATGATGAAGTGATCTTGGCCAACGAACATCAATTCATTAAAGTAAGTTTTGGGGCAAACCGATTACGCACCGAAACGGCTGGTCTTGTTGCTTGCCAAATACTAAACTTACTCAATGACTGA